A section of the Salvelinus fontinalis isolate EN_2023a unplaced genomic scaffold, ASM2944872v1 scaffold_0004, whole genome shotgun sequence genome encodes:
- the LOC129841939 gene encoding NLR family CARD domain-containing protein 3-like: MKSDESMDPPLYFREGDFSTEQSPIKQERPASPVPSCVSMKSDWSMDLPITFREGDFSTEQRNQQERSESEILSGQSSQSHQTDLASIFSLLEENIMTFVKNELKMFKMILSPELPEGFASQKQDKEVVDAKDEKQESSAREGALKITLHVLRKMNQKELADTLEKCDPAVICQRELKSNLKKKYQCVFEGIAKQGNPTLLNKIYTELYITEGGTGEVNNEHELRQIETTTRKQARPETAIKCNDIFKPLTGQDKRIRTVLTKGVAGIGKTVSVQKFILDWAEGKANQDVQFVFSFPFRELNLMKGDKYTFIELLNHFSMETKESRISNYDKYKVLFIFDGLDECRLPLDFQMNKICCDVTESTSVDVLLTNLIKGNLLPSALLWITTRPAASNKIPSWCVDQVTEVRGFNDLQKEEYFRKRFSDVDLASRIISHIKTSRSLHIMCHIPVFCWISATVLEHMLKHKREEMPKTLTEMYTHLVVFHTKQKNEKYLGKEETGPDWNKESILSLGKLAFQQLVNGNLIFYEEDLKEAGIDVSEASVYSGLCTQLFKEECGLYQDKVYCFVHLSIQEFLAAVYVFLSFINNNENLMAEPQSTSRNRYALFREMPEVTFYKSAVDKALQSETGNLDLFLRFLLGLSLESNQKHLRGLLTKTRSSSQSHEETVKYIKEKIRENPSPERSINLFHCLNELNDHSLVEEIQSYLRSGSLSKPNLSPAQWSALVFVLLTSEKVLDVFDLKKYSRSEEGLLRLLPVVKASRAALLSGCGVTEEGCASLVSALESNPSHLRELDLSNNDLKDSGVELLSAGLGNPHCKLETLRLSGCLVTEEGCAFLVSALSSNPSHLRELDLSYNHPGDSGVRLLSAGLEDPHCRLEKLNVEHGGENRMEPGIRKHVCDLTLDLNTVNRLLSLSEENRKVTCRTEEQPYPDHPERFEDCGQLLCREGLTGRCYWEVEWSGSWAVIGVTYKGISRRGELKDCYLGCNDKSWGLFCSDNSYTAWHNNNHITTINVRPSSSHRVGVYLDWPAGTLSFYRASSDTLTHLYTFTSTFTEPLYPGFRVDDVDSSVSLK; this comes from the exons atgaagagtgacgaGTCTATGGATCCACCTCTATactttagagagggagacttttctactgaacaaag cccaatcaagcaggagagaccagcctcccctgtacccagctgtgtgtccatgaagagtgactggTCTATGGATCTTCCTATAAcctttagagagggagacttttctactgaacaaag aaaccaacaggagagatcagagtcagagattctcagtggtcagtcttcccagagtcatcaaacagacctggcctccatattcagt ttgcttGAAGAGAATATTATGACATTCGTGAAGAACGAGCTGAAGATGTTCAAGATGATTCTTAGTCCAgaactcccagaaggctttgCGAGTCAGAAGCAGGATAAGGAAGTGGTGGATGCTAAAGATGAGAAGCAAgagagcagtgccagagagggggctctgaagatcacactgcacgtcctgaggaaaatgaaccagaaggagcttgctgacacactggagaaat GTGATCCTGCTGTGATTTGCcaacgtgaactcaaatctaatctaaagaagaagtatcaatgtgtatttgaggggatcgctaaacaaggaaacccaacacttctcaataagatctacacagagctctacatcacagagggtggaacaggagaggtcaataatgaacatgagctgagacagattgagacaacaaccaggaaacaagcaaggccagagactgcaatcaaatgtaatgacatcttcaaacccttaactggacaagacaaacgtatcagaactgtgctgacaaagggagtcgctggcattggaaaaacagtctctgtgcagaagttcattctggactgggctgaaggaaaagcaaatcaggatgtccaatttgtattttcatttccttttcgggagctgaatttgatgaaagGGGACAAATACACTTTTATTGAACTTCTTAATCACttctcaatggaaaccaaagaatcaagaatctccaactacgacaagtacaaagttctgttcatctttgatggtctggatgagtgccgactgcccctagacttccaGATGAACAAGATATGTTGTGACGTCACAGAGTCAACCTCAgtggatgttctgctgacaaatctcatcaagggaaatctgcttccctctgctctcctctggataactacccgacctgcagcatccaataagatcccttcatggtgtgttgaccaggtgacagaggtacgagggttcaatgacctacagaaggaggagtacttcaggaagagattcagtgatgtggacctggccagcagaatcatctcacacataaagacatcaaggagcctccacatcatgtgccacattccagtcttctgttggatttctgcaacagtccttgaacacatgctgaaacataagagagaagagatgcccaagactctgactgagatgtacacacaccttgtggtgtttcataccaaacagaagaatgaaaagtatcttgggaaagaagagacaggtccagactggaataaagagagcattctgtcactgggaaaactggcttttcaacagcttgtgaaTGGCAATCTGATTTTCTATGAAGAAGACCTGAAAGAGGCTGGCATTGATGTCAGTGAAGCAtcagtgtactcaggattgtgcacacagctctttaaagaggaatgtgggctgtaccaggacaaggtgtactgctttgttcatctgagcattcaggagtttctggctgctgtatatgtgttcctctcattcatcaacaacaatgagaatctaATGGCCGAACCGCAATCAACGTCCAGGAACCGTTATGCGCTGTTCAGAGAGATGCCTGAAGTTACTTTCTAcaagagtgctgtggataaagccttacaaagtgagacgggaaacctggaccttttcctccgcttccttctgggcctctcactggagtccaatcagaagcacttacgaggtctactgacaaagacaagaagcagctcacagagccatgaagaaacagtcaagtacatcaaggagaagatcagggagaatccctctccagagaggagcatcaatctgttccactgtctgaatgaactgaatgaccattctctagtggaggagatccaaagcTACCTGAGATCAGGAAGTCTCTCAAAACCCAACCTgtcacctgcacagtggtcagctctggtctttgtgttgctgacttcagaaaaggtgctggatgtgtttgacctgaagaaatactccagatcagaggaaggtcttctgaggctgctgccagtggtcaaagcctccagagcTGCTCT gctgtcaggctgtggagttacagaggaaggctgtgcttctctggtctcagctctggagtcaaacccctcacacctgagagagctggacctgagtaacaatgacctgaaggattcaggagtggagctgctctctgctggactggggaatccccactgtaaactggagactctgag gctgtcaggctgtctagtcacagaggaaggctgtgcttttctggtctcagctctgagttcaaacccctcacacctgagagagctggacctgagctacaatcacccaggagactcaggagtcagactgctctctgctggactggaggatccacactgcagactggagaaactcaa tgtggaacatggtggagagaacagaATGGAACCTGGGATTAGAAAAC atgtctgtgatctcacactggacctaaacacagtaaacagactcctttctctgtctgaggagaacagaaaggtgacatgtAGGACAGAGGAGcagccgtatcctgatcacccagagagatttgaggaCTGTGGACAGttgctgtgtagagagggtctgactgggcgctgttactgggaggtagagtggagtgggAGTTGGGCTGTTATAGGAGTCACGtataaaggaatcagcaggagaggagagcttAAGGACTGTTATCTTGGATGTAATGACAAGTCCTGgggtctgttctgctctgacaACAGTTACACTGCCTGGCACAATAATAATCACATTACTACCATAAACGTCCGCCCCTCCAgctcccacagagtaggagtgtatctggactggccagccggcactctgtccttctatagagcctcctctgacacactgacccacctgtacacattcacctccacattcactgagcccctctatccagggtttaGGGTTGATGATGTTGACTCCTCAGTGTCCCTGAAATaa